A window of bacterium genomic DNA:
CGGGCTCGGGCACGTAGGCGGCCTCGGGCGCGGCGGCGGGGGCCGCGGGCGCCTCGGCGCCGGCGCCGCCGTCGTCGATCACCACCACGACGTCGCCCACGTTGACGATGTCGCCCACCTTGCCCTTGAGCGCCTTGACCGTCCCGCCCT
This region includes:
- a CDS encoding 2-oxo acid dehydrogenase subunit E2, with amino-acid sequence MGEGIAEGEILKWYVEEGGHVGEDEPLVDVETDKAAVTIPSPKGGTVKALKGKVGDIVNVGDVVVVIDDGGAGAEAPAAPAAAPEAAYVPEP